From Gracilimonas sp.:
CATCGGGATGTTCCTATTTCTTTACTCTGTGCCAAGGAAGACAAGCTAAATCGCTTTGACCAGCAAAAAACAGTCGCTGATCTTAAACGAGCTGTTTTGCAAAAAAGCGAAATCACTCCTGTCTCCCGTTCGGTTCAACAAACCATTTTCTTACCGCCGGTTATAGAAAATTCTATCACCACCAATCTACAGACCGTAGTACTTCTGAATTAGGCCATACAGCCCCTCCTATACCTAATTCACATTGAAAATGCCCTTCATATTCACAGGATCATAGTATCCAGTGCGCATTTCTCATAAATCTACAACAGCTAAAAAGCTGAATACTACATGTCAAAATATATCAAAACGATGCTGCTCATCGGCACGCTCGTGCTTGCTGCCGGTTGCGCCAGCGAACGAACGGTACTTCAAGCACCATCTGAAAGCACGCTTATAGAACATGAATCCGAGGACTATTCTTCTCAGATTCTAAACAGAAATTTAAACTCTTCGGCCAATTCGATTGCCATTGGCGACACGCTGAGCTATCGAACGGCACTGGCTAAAACGCTCCTCGAAAACCCCGGTCTGCAAAGTTATGCCTGGCAAGTTCGGGTTAAGGAAGCCGAGCGCATTCAAGCTGCTTTGTTGCCCAATCCGGAATTGGAAGCCGAAATGGAAAACTTTGGAGGAACCGGCCCTTTTGAAGGCTATGATTCCAGGGAAACCACGATAAGGCTCAGCCAAAAAGTTCTCTTAGGGGCTGATCGGATGAAACGGAAACGACTGGCCGGTTTAACTACTGAGCTCGCCGAGTGGGATTACGAAACCCAGCGTTTAAATACGCTCACCGGACTCACACAAGCTTATACGTCCGCTTTGGAAGCCCAACTGCAATGGGAGCAACAAAAAGAGTTATTAGATGTTGCCCGACAATTTTATGAAAGCGTGTCGGCACAAGTCGAAGCCGGGAAAGTTTCAAAACTGGAGCAGACCAAAGCCCAGGTTGAACTCTCTCGTGCACGCATAGATCTGGAAAACAGGCGCAATGCGATGCAATCCGCTTTTACCACACTGGCCTCATTTTGGGGAAGTGATCAGGTTTCGTTTATGGCACTGTCAGGCGAATTAGAGATGCCGGATTCTATTCCAGACTACCAATACGTGGCCGAATTTATAGAGCGAAACCCAGATGTTGCTCGCTGGACTACCGAGATTCAGCAACGGGAAGCTTCCCTTTCGTATGAGCGATCCAAAGCCATTCCTGATATAAAAATCAGCGGCGGGTATCGCTGGATGGAAGATCTTGGAGCCGAAGCTGCTTTAGTAGGTGTCTCCATACCTCTTCCATTTTTTGACCGCAACCAAGGGAATGTAAAGGCGGCTCGTTATGAGCTCAACCGTGCGGAAACGGTGCGGGAGTCTGCCAGAATTGAGGTGCAAAAAGCCCTTCAAAATAGCTATAACAAGTTACAGGCTGCTTTATATGAGGCCGAGCAACTTCAAGCTGAAGTCTTACCCGGAGCCCAAACAGCCTATGAAGCTGCCCAAATCGGCTACCGGCAGGGAAAGTTTGATTTCCTGGAAGTTCTGGATGCCCAGCGAACTTTATTTACCAGCCGGACCCGCTACGTACAAGCGCTGGCTGAACTGAACCGTGCCATTGCACATGTAGAGCGACTGATAGGCACGCCCTTGAATGAAATTTCTACCAACTAATTATTTGAACCCCATGAAACAGAGATTAAAAACAATGAAGATCATTAACGTATTACTCCCGGTGTGGATGTTGCTTTTGAGTGGAGTCGTCATAAGCGGCTGTAGTTCTCAAAATG
This genomic window contains:
- a CDS encoding TolC family protein, producing MSKYIKTMLLIGTLVLAAGCASERTVLQAPSESTLIEHESEDYSSQILNRNLNSSANSIAIGDTLSYRTALAKTLLENPGLQSYAWQVRVKEAERIQAALLPNPELEAEMENFGGTGPFEGYDSRETTIRLSQKVLLGADRMKRKRLAGLTTELAEWDYETQRLNTLTGLTQAYTSALEAQLQWEQQKELLDVARQFYESVSAQVEAGKVSKLEQTKAQVELSRARIDLENRRNAMQSAFTTLASFWGSDQVSFMALSGELEMPDSIPDYQYVAEFIERNPDVARWTTEIQQREASLSYERSKAIPDIKISGGYRWMEDLGAEAALVGVSIPLPFFDRNQGNVKAARYELNRAETVRESARIEVQKALQNSYNKLQAALYEAEQLQAEVLPGAQTAYEAAQIGYRQGKFDFLEVLDAQRTLFTSRTRYVQALAELNRAIAHVERLIGTPLNEISTN